A single region of the Bacteroides luhongzhouii genome encodes:
- a CDS encoding ISAs1 family transposase has product MMLILSSAFVFAIAKTRFISLTYNFLYIISLKKNPLDCLRGSIMTHLRKFVSSVPEYRRTSRGNFKHKLEDILMLVILGRLSKCITRAEILQFGKRHLKRLQAKGLFPYGLPSEATLCRVFQSIDDEKMADRMSAFAEVFRKEISTSATDIIYIDGKAMRGTLYDNGRNPDIVSAYSLRSGFTLATDVCKEKSNEIKSVPRLLDKLDVSGCVVTADAMSCQRAIIDKIRDKGGDFVIELKANQRSLRYGLEDSIKIAVPTDIYKEGPYLEHGRIESRVCRIYRGEELIDDRKKWNGNLTVIEILTSTEKKSDGRSTSEQRLYISSLDSSAERLSQTTKQHWAIESMHWDLDRNLRQDSIKRKAERAARNLDTIQKMVLALIAVWKNRRKKISDKQKGTAQIIRELAVSFTNVLHFLAQK; this is encoded by the coding sequence ATGATGTTGATATTGTCTTCCGCCTTTGTTTTTGCAATAGCAAAAACACGATTTATTTCGTTGACATACAACTTTTTATACATAATATCACTAAAGAAGAACCCCCTTGACTGTCTTCGTGGCAGCATCATGACTCATTTGAGAAAATTTGTATCCTCAGTCCCTGAATACCGCAGAACAAGCAGAGGTAACTTCAAACACAAACTTGAAGATATACTCATGCTTGTAATATTGGGCAGGCTCAGTAAGTGTATTACCAGAGCTGAAATACTTCAATTTGGCAAACGTCACTTGAAACGCCTGCAGGCCAAAGGGTTATTTCCGTATGGGTTACCCTCAGAAGCTACGCTTTGCCGTGTGTTTCAAAGCATCGACGATGAAAAGATGGCTGATCGAATGTCTGCTTTTGCAGAGGTTTTCCGCAAGGAAATATCCACTTCGGCAACTGACATCATTTATATTGATGGCAAGGCCATGCGAGGTACCTTGTACGACAACGGACGTAACCCTGATATCGTCTCTGCATATTCACTCCGTTCCGGCTTTACTTTGGCTACTGATGTTTGCAAAGAAAAAAGTAATGAAATTAAATCCGTGCCCCGACTATTGGATAAACTAGACGTGTCAGGATGTGTCGTCACAGCAGATGCCATGTCATGTCAAAGGGCAATAATAGACAAGATTAGAGATAAAGGAGGCGACTTCGTGATCGAACTCAAGGCGAATCAAAGATCTTTGCGCTATGGGCTTGAGGACTCTATAAAGATCGCCGTCCCAACTGATATCTACAAGGAAGGTCCATACTTGGAACACGGCAGGATTGAGTCAAGGGTATGCCGTATATACCGTGGGGAAGAACTGATTGATGACAGGAAGAAATGGAATGGCAATTTGACAGTTATAGAAATACTCACATCTACGGAGAAAAAGTCTGATGGCAGAAGTACATCTGAACAGCGACTGTACATTTCAAGCCTGGATAGCAGTGCTGAGCGGCTTAGTCAGACAACCAAGCAGCATTGGGCTATTGAAAGTATGCACTGGGATCTTGACCGCAACCTCCGGCAGGACAGCATAAAGCGTAAAGCTGAACGCGCGGCTAGGAATCTGGACACAATTCAAAAAATGGTGTTGGCACTGATTGCCGTTTGGAAGAACAGAAGGAAAAAAATATCAGATAAGCAAAAGGGAACAGCGCAGATAATAAGGGAGCTGGCGGTAAGCTTCACTAACGTGTTGCATTTTCTGGCTCAAAAATGA
- the rplM gene encoding 50S ribosomal protein L13 has translation MDTLSYKTISANKATVTKEWVIVDATDQTLGRLGAKVAKLLRGKYKPNFTPHVDCGDNVIIINADKVKLTGNKWNDRVYLSYTGYPGGQREMTPARLIAKPNGEERLLKKVVKGMLPKNILGAKLLNNLYVYAGSEHKQAAQNPKMIDINSYK, from the coding sequence GTGGATACTTTAAGTTACAAGACCATTTCTGCAAACAAAGCGACTGTAACCAAAGAATGGGTTATCGTTGACGCTACAGACCAAACATTAGGCCGTCTGGGAGCAAAGGTTGCAAAATTGCTGAGAGGAAAGTACAAACCAAACTTTACTCCTCACGTAGACTGCGGTGATAACGTTATCATCATCAATGCAGACAAAGTAAAACTGACTGGTAACAAATGGAATGACAGAGTTTATTTGTCATATACAGGTTATCCTGGTGGTCAGAGAGAAATGACTCCTGCCCGTTTGATTGCAAAACCGAACGGTGAAGAGAGATTACTGAAAAAAGTAGTGAAGGGCATGCTTCCTAAGAATATCCTGGGAGCTAAATTGCTGAATAACTTGTATGTTTACGCTGGTAGCGAACACAAACAAGCTGCTCAGAACCCGAAAATGATTGATATTAATTCATATAAATAA
- the rpsI gene encoding 30S ribosomal protein S9, translating to MEVVNALGRRKRAIARIFVSEGTGKITINKRDLAEYFPSTILQYVVKQPLNKLGAAEKYDIKVNLCGGGFTGQSQALRLAIARALVKMNAEDKAALRAEGFMTRDPRSVERKKPGQPKARRRFQFSKR from the coding sequence ATGGAAGTAGTAAATGCATTAGGCAGACGTAAACGTGCTATTGCACGCATATTCGTAAGCGAAGGTACAGGAAAGATTACTATTAACAAGAGAGACCTTGCAGAGTACTTTCCATCAACTATTCTTCAGTATGTTGTAAAACAACCATTGAACAAGCTGGGTGCTGCTGAGAAGTATGACATCAAGGTGAACTTGTGTGGTGGTGGTTTCACTGGTCAGTCTCAGGCATTGCGTTTGGCAATCGCTCGTGCACTGGTTAAGATGAACGCTGAAGATAAAGCTGCTCTTCGTGCAGAAGGCTTCATGACTCGTGACCCTCGTTCTGTTGAACGTAAGAAACCGGGACAGCCGAAAGCTCGTAGAAGATTCCAGTTCAGCAAGCGTTAA
- the rpsB gene encoding 30S ribosomal protein S2, translated as MSRTNFDTLLEAGCHFGHLKRKWNPAMAPYIFMERNGIHIIDLHKTVAKVDEAAEALKQIAKSGKKVLFVATKKQAKQVVAEKAQSVNMPYVIERWPGGMLTNFPTIRKAVKKMATIDKLTNDGTYSNLSKREVLQISRQRAKLDKTLGSIADLTRLPSALFVIDVMKENIAVREANRLGIPVFGIVDTNSDPSNVDFVIPANDDATKSVEVILDACCAAMIEGLEERKAEKIDMEAAGEAPANKGKKKSVKARLDKSDEEAINAAKAAAFIKEDEEA; from the coding sequence ATGTCAAGAACAAATTTTGATACATTATTGGAGGCTGGTTGCCACTTCGGACACCTTAAGAGAAAGTGGAACCCTGCAATGGCTCCTTATATTTTCATGGAACGCAATGGTATTCATATCATTGACCTCCACAAAACAGTTGCAAAAGTAGACGAAGCTGCTGAAGCTTTGAAACAGATTGCCAAATCTGGCAAGAAAGTTCTTTTTGTTGCTACTAAAAAACAAGCTAAACAAGTTGTAGCTGAGAAAGCTCAATCTGTTAATATGCCTTATGTAATCGAACGCTGGCCGGGTGGTATGTTGACTAACTTCCCGACTATCCGTAAGGCTGTGAAGAAAATGGCTACTATCGATAAATTGACTAACGATGGTACTTACTCTAACCTTTCTAAGAGAGAAGTTCTTCAGATTTCTCGTCAACGTGCAAAATTGGACAAGACTTTGGGCTCTATCGCTGACCTGACTCGTCTGCCGTCTGCATTGTTCGTTATCGACGTAATGAAAGAAAACATCGCAGTTCGCGAAGCTAACCGTCTGGGTATCCCTGTATTTGGTATCGTTGATACTAACTCTGATCCTTCAAACGTAGATTTCGTAATTCCTGCTAACGATGACGCTACTAAATCAGTAGAAGTTATCTTGGATGCTTGCTGCGCTGCAATGATCGAAGGTTTGGAAGAAAGAAAAGCTGAAAAGATCGATATGGAAGCTGCTGGTGAAGCTCCTGCTAACAAAGGCAAGAAGAAATCAGTGAAAGCTAGACTCGACAAGTCTGACGAAGAAGCTATTAACGCAGCTAAAGCTGCAGCTTTCATCAAGGAAGACGAAGAGGCTTAA
- the tsf gene encoding translation elongation factor Ts, whose amino-acid sequence MAVSMADITKLRKMTGAGMMDCKNALTEAEGDFDKAMEIIRKKGQAVAAKRSEREASEGCVLAKTTGDRAVIVALKCETDFVAQNADFVKLTQDILDLAVANKCNTLDEVKALPMGNGTVQDAVTDRSGITGEKMELDGYMTVEGVCTAVYNHMNRNGLCTIVAFNKEVNELLAKQIAMQIAAMNPIAIDEDGVSEEVKQKEIEVAIEKTKAEQVQKAVEAALKKANINPAHVDSEEHMDSNMAKGWITAEDVAKAKEIIATVSAEKAAHLPEQMIQNIAKGRLGKFLKEVCLLNQEDIMDGKKTVREVLAAADPELKIVDFKRFTLKAE is encoded by the coding sequence ATGGCTGTAAGTATGGCTGATATTACCAAGCTGCGCAAAATGACCGGAGCTGGTATGATGGATTGCAAAAACGCGTTGACTGAAGCTGAAGGCGATTTCGACAAGGCAATGGAAATTATCCGTAAGAAAGGACAAGCTGTTGCTGCTAAGCGTTCAGAACGTGAAGCTTCTGAAGGTTGCGTTTTGGCTAAAACTACCGGTGACCGTGCTGTTATCGTTGCTTTGAAGTGTGAAACTGACTTTGTGGCTCAGAATGCTGATTTTGTGAAACTGACTCAGGATATTCTTGATCTTGCTGTGGCTAATAAATGCAATACTTTGGACGAAGTAAAAGCATTGCCGATGGGTAATGGTACTGTACAGGATGCAGTGACTGATCGTAGCGGTATCACAGGTGAGAAAATGGAACTGGATGGTTACATGACTGTAGAAGGTGTATGCACTGCTGTTTACAATCACATGAACAGAAATGGTCTTTGCACGATTGTTGCTTTCAACAAGGAAGTTAACGAGCTGTTGGCTAAGCAAATAGCTATGCAGATTGCTGCCATGAACCCGATTGCTATTGATGAAGATGGCGTTTCTGAAGAAGTAAAACAGAAAGAAATTGAAGTTGCCATTGAGAAGACAAAAGCAGAACAGGTACAGAAAGCTGTAGAAGCTGCTCTGAAGAAAGCTAATATCAACCCGGCTCATGTGGACAGTGAAGAACACATGGATAGCAATATGGCTAAAGGATGGATTACAGCTGAAGATGTAGCTAAAGCAAAAGAAATTATTGCTACTGTTTCTGCTGAGAAGGCTGCACATCTGCCTGAACAAATGATTCAGAACATTGCTAAAGGTCGTCTGGGCAAGTTCTTGAAAGAAGTTTGCTTGCTGAACCAGGAAGATATCATGGACGGTAAGAAAACTGTAAGAGAAGTGTTGGCTGCTGCTGACCCTGAACTGAAGATTGTTGACTTCAAGCGTTTCACTTTGAAAGCTGAATAA
- a CDS encoding TlpA family protein disulfide reductase, with amino-acid sequence MRKVILFCAAALFSLLSFAQDNNADIVKVGDNMPAFTLHSTVNGTVNSENLKGKVVLINIFATWCGPCQSELAEVQKTLWPKYKDNKDFCMLVIGREHTDNQLTEYNKRKGFTFPLYPDPKREVTGKFASQYIPRSYLINKEGKVISATVGYKKEEMDKLMKEIDKALK; translated from the coding sequence ATGAGAAAAGTAATATTATTCTGTGCAGCAGCATTATTCTCACTATTGTCATTCGCACAAGACAACAATGCTGATATCGTCAAAGTAGGCGATAATATGCCTGCCTTCACCCTTCATTCAACCGTAAACGGTACTGTAAACTCAGAGAATCTGAAAGGGAAAGTTGTATTAATCAATATTTTCGCTACTTGGTGTGGTCCTTGCCAAAGCGAACTGGCTGAAGTTCAGAAAACACTTTGGCCTAAGTATAAGGACAACAAGGATTTCTGTATGTTAGTAATCGGGCGCGAACATACCGACAATCAATTAACAGAATACAACAAGCGCAAAGGGTTTACATTTCCTCTCTACCCGGACCCGAAACGGGAAGTCACAGGTAAGTTTGCCAGTCAATACATTCCCAGAAGTTACTTAATTAACAAAGAAGGAAAAGTGATATCCGCTACTGTCGGTTATAAAAAGGAGGAAATGGACAAGCTGATGAAGGAAATAGACAAAGCATTGAAATAA
- a CDS encoding translation initiation factor, which yields MKNNDWKDRLNVVYSTNPDFGYETDNDEEQVTLDKNKQNLRVSIDKKNRGGKVVTLITGFVGTDNDLKELGKLLKSKCGVGGAAKDGEIMVQGDFKTKIIELLIKEGYSKTKGIGG from the coding sequence ATGAAAAATAATGATTGGAAAGATAGATTAAACGTAGTGTATTCCACGAATCCGGACTTCGGCTATGAAACGGATAATGATGAAGAGCAGGTCACCCTCGACAAAAACAAACAAAACCTGCGAGTTTCCATTGACAAAAAGAACCGCGGCGGTAAAGTGGTAACATTAATTACCGGATTTGTAGGTACGGACAACGACTTGAAAGAGTTGGGTAAGCTACTAAAAAGCAAATGCGGAGTGGGCGGAGCGGCTAAAGACGGAGAGATTATGGTGCAAGGAGACTTCAAAACCAAAATCATAGAACTGCTCATCAAAGAAGGATACTCCAAAACAAAAGGTATAGGAGGTTAA
- a CDS encoding redox-sensing transcriptional repressor Rex — MSTYIRKEADKVPEPTLRRLPWYLSNIKLMKEKGEQYVSSTQISKEINIDASQIAKDLSYVNISGRTRVGYNIDALIEVLESFLGFTNMHKAFLFGVGSLGAALLRDSGLHHFGLEIVAAFDVNPELVGKDLNGIPIFHSDDFEAKMKEYDVNIGVLTVPINIAQEITDKMVDGGIKAVWNFTPFRIRVPENIVVQNTSLYAHLAVMFNRLNFNEK; from the coding sequence ATGAGCACTTATATACGAAAAGAGGCGGATAAAGTGCCGGAGCCTACCTTGCGCAGACTTCCCTGGTATCTGTCCAACATAAAACTAATGAAAGAAAAAGGGGAGCAGTATGTCTCTTCTACACAAATATCTAAGGAAATAAATATTGACGCTTCTCAAATCGCCAAGGATTTGTCTTACGTCAATATCTCAGGGCGTACGAGAGTTGGGTATAACATTGACGCGCTGATTGAGGTGTTAGAGAGCTTTCTTGGATTTACCAATATGCACAAAGCCTTCTTATTTGGTGTAGGTAGCTTGGGGGCTGCTTTGCTTCGGGATTCAGGTTTGCATCATTTCGGACTGGAGATTGTGGCAGCTTTTGATGTGAATCCGGAATTGGTGGGAAAAGATCTGAATGGTATTCCTATTTTTCACTCCGATGACTTTGAGGCAAAGATGAAAGAATACGATGTAAACATCGGTGTGTTGACCGTGCCTATTAATATTGCTCAGGAAATTACAGATAAGATGGTAGACGGAGGTATAAAAGCCGTATGGAACTTTACTCCTTTCCGAATCCGTGTACCCGAGAATATAGTGGTGCAGAATACGTCTTTATATGCTCATTTGGCTGTTATGTTTAACCGATTGAATTTTAACGAGAAATAA
- a CDS encoding fumarylacetoacetate hydrolase family protein: protein MKIIAVGMNYAQHNKELGHTQVNTEPVIFMKPDSAILKDGKPFFIPDFSNEIHYETELVVRINRLGKNIAPRFANRYYDAVTVGIDFTARDLQRKFRELGNPWELCKGFDSSAAIGTFVPVERYKDIQNLNFSLLIDGKEVQRGCTADMLFKIDDIIAYVSQFVTLKIGDLLFTGTPVGVGPVSIGQRLQGYLEGEKLLDFYIR, encoded by the coding sequence ATGAAGATTATTGCAGTAGGCATGAACTACGCCCAGCATAACAAAGAACTGGGACATACACAAGTAAATACGGAGCCGGTGATTTTTATGAAGCCTGATTCAGCTATTCTAAAGGATGGCAAACCGTTTTTCATCCCCGACTTTTCCAACGAGATACATTATGAAACGGAACTGGTAGTCCGTATCAACCGATTGGGGAAAAATATCGCTCCCCGTTTTGCTAACCGCTATTATGATGCTGTGACAGTCGGTATCGACTTTACAGCCCGTGACCTTCAACGAAAGTTCCGTGAGCTGGGGAATCCTTGGGAGCTTTGTAAAGGTTTTGATTCATCGGCTGCTATTGGGACTTTTGTTCCGGTGGAGCGTTATAAAGATATTCAAAATCTGAACTTCAGTTTGTTGATCGACGGTAAAGAAGTACAGCGTGGCTGTACGGCAGATATGCTTTTCAAGATAGATGATATTATCGCTTATGTCAGTCAGTTTGTAACGTTGAAAATCGGTGATTTACTCTTTACGGGGACTCCTGTCGGTGTAGGTCCTGTTAGCATCGGACAGCGTTTGCAAGGTTATCTGGAAGGGGAAAAACTGCTGGATTTCTATATTCGTTGA
- the ispF gene encoding 2-C-methyl-D-erythritol 2,4-cyclodiphosphate synthase gives MKIRVGFGFDVHQLVEGRELWLGGILLEHTKGLLGHSDADVLLHAVCDALLGAANMRDIGYHFPDTAGEFKNIDSKILLKKTVELIAAKGYKVGNIDATICAERPKLKAHIPLMQETMATVMGIDADDISIKATTTEKLGFTGREEGISAYATVLIEKYS, from the coding sequence ATGAAGATAAGAGTAGGCTTTGGCTTCGACGTACACCAGCTGGTCGAAGGACGTGAGTTATGGCTGGGTGGCATTCTTTTGGAACATACAAAAGGGTTGTTGGGGCATTCGGATGCTGATGTATTGTTGCACGCGGTTTGCGATGCTTTGTTAGGGGCAGCGAATATGCGTGATATCGGCTATCATTTTCCTGATACGGCAGGAGAATTTAAAAATATAGATAGCAAAATACTGCTGAAAAAAACAGTGGAATTGATTGCTGCCAAAGGATATAAAGTGGGCAATATCGATGCAACCATTTGCGCCGAACGTCCGAAGTTAAAGGCACACATTCCTTTGATGCAAGAGACGATGGCAACTGTCATGGGAATTGATGCGGATGATATTTCCATTAAGGCGACTACTACCGAGAAACTCGGTTTTACGGGTCGTGAAGAAGGTATATCGGCCTATGCTACCGTGCTGATAGAAAAGTATTCTTAA
- a CDS encoding metallophosphoesterase family protein: MIRLLKIHLTLTFLLVTAFCMAQKSELKFNKDGKFKIVQFTDVHFKYGNRASDIALERINQVLDDECPDLVIFTGDVVYSAPADSGMLQVLEPVVKRKLPFVVTFGNHDNEQGMTREQLYDIIRKVPGNLLPDRGAVLSPDYVLTVKSSSNVKKDAALLYCMDSHSYSPLKDVKGYAWLTFDQINWYRQQSAAYKAQNGGQPLPALAFFHIPLPEYNEAARTENAILRGTRMEEACAPKLNTGMFAAMKEAGDVMGMFVGHDHDNDYAVMWKGILLAYGRFTGGNTEYNHLPNGARIIVLDEGTRTFTSWIRQKDGVVDKISYPASFVKDDWTKR; this comes from the coding sequence ATGATTCGGCTCTTAAAAATTCATTTAACACTTACCTTTTTATTGGTAACGGCTTTTTGTATGGCTCAGAAGAGTGAACTGAAATTTAATAAAGATGGTAAATTCAAAATTGTGCAATTTACCGATGTGCATTTTAAATACGGTAACCGGGCTTCTGATATCGCTTTGGAACGCATTAATCAGGTGCTTGATGATGAATGTCCGGATTTGGTGATTTTTACCGGAGATGTTGTTTATTCTGCTCCGGCAGATTCCGGGATGTTGCAGGTACTGGAACCGGTAGTTAAACGCAAACTGCCTTTCGTGGTTACTTTTGGTAATCATGACAATGAACAGGGAATGACACGGGAACAGTTATATGATATTATCCGTAAAGTTCCCGGCAATTTATTGCCTGACCGGGGAGCGGTCTTATCGCCGGACTATGTATTAACCGTGAAATCGTCTTCTAATGTAAAGAAGGATGCAGCTTTGCTTTATTGCATGGATTCTCATTCCTATTCACCTTTGAAAGATGTGAAGGGATATGCATGGCTTACATTCGATCAGATAAATTGGTATCGCCAGCAGAGTGCAGCTTATAAAGCGCAAAATGGTGGACAGCCTTTGCCGGCTCTTGCCTTTTTCCATATTCCTCTTCCTGAATACAATGAAGCTGCCCGTACCGAAAACGCGATTCTTCGCGGAACTCGTATGGAGGAAGCTTGTGCACCTAAATTGAATACGGGAATGTTTGCGGCAATGAAAGAAGCGGGTGATGTGATGGGTATGTTTGTAGGACACGATCATGATAATGATTATGCAGTGATGTGGAAAGGTATTCTTCTGGCTTATGGACGCTTCACCGGTGGAAATACGGAATATAATCATTTGCCTAACGGGGCCCGTATCATCGTATTAGATGAAGGTACTCGTACATTTACGTCTTGGATTCGTCAGAAAGACGGAGTGGTGGATAAAATTTCCTATCCGGCAAGTTTTGTCAAGGATGATTGGACTAAACGTTGA
- the mnmA gene encoding tRNA 2-thiouridine(34) synthase MnmA, which translates to MEERNKRVLVGMSGGIDSTATCLMLQEQGYEIVGVTMRVWGDEPQDARELAERMGIEHYVADERIPFKETIVKNFIDEYKQGRTPNPCVMCNPLFKFRVLTEWADQLNCAWVATGHYSRLEEKNGNIYIVAGDDDKKDQSYFLWRLGQDVLKRCIFPLGDYTKVKVREYLAEKGYEAKSKEGESMEVCFIKGDYRDFLREQCPELDSEIGPGWFVNSEGVKLGKHKGSPYYTIGQRKGLEIALGKPAYVLKINPQKNTVMLGDAGQLETEYMLAEQDKIVDERELFGCENLTVRIRYRSRPIPCRVKRLEDGRLLVRFLETASAIAPGQSAVFYDERRVLGGAFIASQRGIGLVIIENEEL; encoded by the coding sequence ATGGAAGAACGAAACAAGAGAGTATTGGTTGGTATGAGTGGTGGCATAGACAGCACCGCTACTTGCTTGATGCTGCAAGAACAAGGATATGAGATTGTAGGAGTTACCATGCGCGTGTGGGGAGATGAACCGCAGGATGCCAGGGAATTGGCTGAACGAATGGGGATTGAACATTATGTGGCAGATGAGCGTATTCCTTTTAAAGAGACCATCGTAAAGAACTTCATAGACGAATATAAGCAGGGGCGTACACCGAATCCGTGCGTGATGTGCAATCCGTTATTTAAGTTCCGTGTTTTGACGGAGTGGGCGGATCAGTTGAATTGTGCATGGGTGGCTACCGGACATTATTCGCGATTGGAAGAGAAAAACGGAAATATTTATATAGTAGCCGGAGACGATGATAAGAAAGACCAGTCATATTTTCTCTGGAGATTGGGGCAGGATGTGCTGAAACGTTGCATTTTCCCGTTGGGAGATTATACGAAAGTAAAGGTTCGTGAGTATCTTGCGGAGAAAGGATATGAAGCAAAGTCGAAAGAAGGAGAAAGTATGGAAGTCTGCTTTATTAAGGGGGATTACCGTGATTTTCTTCGTGAGCAGTGTCCCGAACTGGATAGTGAAATCGGACCGGGATGGTTTGTCAACTCTGAAGGAGTAAAGCTGGGGAAACATAAAGGATCCCCTTATTATACGATTGGTCAACGAAAAGGCTTGGAAATCGCTTTAGGAAAGCCTGCCTACGTATTGAAAATCAATCCGCAGAAAAATACGGTGATGCTTGGAGATGCCGGCCAACTGGAAACTGAATACATGTTGGCGGAGCAGGATAAGATTGTGGATGAACGGGAACTGTTCGGATGTGAGAATCTGACAGTGCGGATTCGTTATCGCAGTCGTCCGATTCCCTGCCGTGTGAAAAGATTGGAAGACGGACGTTTGTTGGTACGTTTCCTCGAAACGGCTTCAGCCATTGCTCCCGGACAATCAGCTGTGTTTTATGATGAAAGACGGGTGCTGGGAGGAGCTTTCATTGCTTCCCAAAGAGGAATTGGGCTGGTGATTATAGAAAATGAAGAATTATGA
- a CDS encoding S8 family peptidase, with protein sequence MKKFIVLILALNIYVGVSAQFAPGDTLKYRISLKDKAATDYSLQKPEKYLSKKSIERRKKQGLPIDSTDLPVCRTYVDAIRKTGVHVLVTGKWDNFVTVSCNDSTLISEIAQLPFVRSTERVWKGIAQRAFQRDSLINKPLRTDSLYGPAITQAAMSRVDLLHDAGFKGQGMTIAVIDAGFHNVDKIDAMKNIRILGVRDFVNPEADIYAESSHGMSVLSCMAMNQPHVMIGTAPEASYWLLRSEDEYSENLVEQDYWAAAIEFADSVGVDLVNTSLGYYSFDDPTKNYRYRDLNGHYALMSREAAKAADKGMVVVCSAGNSGAGSWKKITPPGDAENIITVGAVNKRGELAPFSSVGNTADGRVKPDVVAVGLNSDVMGTDGNLHRANGTSFSSPIMCGMVACLWQACPKLTAKQIIDLVRQSGDRADFPDNIYGYGIPDLWKAYLQYSSKERK encoded by the coding sequence ATGAAGAAGTTTATAGTATTGATTCTCGCTTTAAATATATATGTGGGGGTATCTGCCCAATTTGCTCCGGGGGATACCTTAAAATACCGGATTAGTCTGAAAGACAAAGCGGCTACGGACTATTCCTTGCAAAAACCGGAAAAGTATTTGTCTAAGAAATCTATAGAACGGAGAAAGAAACAGGGATTGCCTATTGATTCTACCGATTTACCAGTTTGCAGGACGTATGTAGATGCCATACGAAAAACAGGTGTTCATGTACTTGTGACTGGAAAATGGGATAATTTCGTTACTGTTTCTTGTAATGACAGTACTTTAATCAGCGAAATAGCTCAACTGCCTTTTGTACGTTCTACAGAAAGAGTGTGGAAAGGTATTGCGCAAAGAGCATTTCAAAGAGACTCATTGATAAATAAACCGTTGCGTACCGATAGCCTTTACGGTCCTGCAATCACGCAAGCGGCTATGAGTCGCGTCGATCTCCTGCATGATGCAGGTTTTAAGGGACAAGGAATGACCATTGCCGTGATTGATGCCGGTTTCCATAATGTGGATAAGATTGATGCCATGAAAAATATCCGTATCCTCGGTGTGCGTGACTTTGTGAATCCGGAGGCAGATATCTATGCAGAAAGCAGTCATGGAATGTCTGTATTGTCCTGTATGGCCATGAACCAGCCGCATGTAATGATTGGCACTGCTCCTGAAGCTTCCTATTGGTTGCTGCGCAGTGAAGATGAATATTCGGAAAACCTGGTAGAACAGGACTACTGGGCAGCAGCTATTGAGTTTGCCGATAGTGTAGGAGTGGATCTGGTGAATACATCTCTTGGTTACTACTCATTTGATGATCCTACGAAGAATTATAGATATCGTGACTTGAATGGCCATTATGCGTTGATGTCCCGGGAGGCAGCGAAGGCTGCCGATAAAGGAATGGTAGTTGTGTGCAGTGCCGGAAATTCGGGTGCGGGTTCGTGGAAGAAGATTACTCCTCCAGGAGATGCGGAGAATATTATAACCGTAGGAGCGGTAAATAAAAGGGGAGAACTGGCACCGTTTTCTTCTGTAGGAAATACGGCTGACGGACGTGTGAAACCGGATGTCGTGGCTGTTGGTTTGAATTCGGATGTGATGGGGACGGATGGCAATCTTCACCGCGCTAATGGAACCTCTTTCTCTTCCCCGATTATGTGTGGAATGGTAGCTTGTTTATGGCAGGCTTGTCCGAAGCTCACCGCAAAGCAGATTATTGATTTGGTACGTCAATCAGGTGACAGAGCCGACTTCCCGGATAATATATATGGATACGGTATTCCCGATTTGTGGAAGGCTTATCTTCAGTACTCTTCCAAGGAAAGGAAATAA